Below is a genomic region from Orenia metallireducens.
AGAAAATCCTTTGGTGTTACTCCAGGATTTAGATAAGCATTGATTGCACTAATTCCTGCTGCCAAACAACCACTTCGCTTGATATGGGCTTTATCAACTATTAAGACATTAACCTCAGGTTGTTCATCTTTTATCCTAGCTCCTGCATAACATCCAGCAGCTCCTCCCCCAATAATTAAAATGTCAGTCTTTAATTTAACAATATCTATCTTATTCATCTTCATCACCCTTTTAAATGCACAGTGTACATTATCGACTGTTAAATTTTAAATTAATAATGCATCAAAGATATTTAAATACAGGGCGAACACAAAGTCCGCCCCTACAATTTTAAAAAACAGAAACATGATTCCACTATTAAATGTTCATTATTAACTTATTATTCTTATAACTCTTTGTGCTCAATAAGTGCTTATAAAACTTTAGCACTTATTTCGCCATTCCTCGAATCAATACATCTGCTACCTCTGGTCTAGTCATCTCTTTTGGTGGTCTCTTTCCATCTCTTAATAGTCCACGTACTTTAGTACCACTTAAGAAGATATGGTCTTCTTGACCATGAGGACATGTCTTCGCAGTAGCCATACTTTCACACTCTTTACAATAGAAAGCATGATCAAAACGTAATGGTTCAATTCCTATCTCTTCAGGTTTAAAGTTATCAAACATCTCTTGAGCTTCATATGTTCCATAATAATCTCCCACACCTGCATGATCACGACCAACAATAAAGTGGGTACAACCATAATTTTTACGGCATAATGCATGGAATACTGCCTCTCTAGGTCCTGCATATCTCATTGCTGCCGGAAACACAGCCAAGCCTGTTCTATTTTGAGGATAAATCTTATTCATTACTACCTCATAGCTCTCAATTCTGTACTCTACTGGAACATCAGTACCCTTAGTCTCGCCTACTAATGGTGTTAACAGTAAACCATCACAGATTTCTAGAGCACACTTTTGAATATATTCATGGGCTCTATGGATTGGATTTCTAGTCTGGAAACCTACTACTCGCTTCCATCCCTTCTCTTTAATTAATTCTCTAACATCCTTTGGATCTAATCGATACTCATTAAATAGCTTATGCTCAATTCTTCTTAATAATGAGATCTTACCTCCTAATAAAACATCACCACGTTCATAAACCTTTACTACGCCTGGATGCTCAGTCTCTGTAGTCTTATATACTAATTCAGCTTCCTTCTCTTGGTCATACTCATACTTATCGGCTAAATGTAAGACTGCATATACAGTTCCTTCACTATCAGTTAAAGCCACATCTTGACCTACCTCTAAATCTTCTGCTTCCTCTTTACTAACTCCTAATACAACAGGAATAGTCCAAGCCAAACCATTACTTAAGTACATATCTTCAACGACTTTAATATAATCAGCTTCAGTCATAAAACCTTCTAAGGGACTATAAAGTCCAATTGCTATATTTTCAGCCTCAGTTAAATCCCTTAAACTTAACTTTAACTGTGGCATCTCAACAGCTTTCTCTAATAAATCTTCACGTTCTTTTCCTTCTAATACCCTATTAATCAACTTTCCACCATGAGCTTCAATTAACATTATAGCAACTCCTTATTATCTATTTACCGTTGTATTCTCTAATTAAGTACAAAGCAGATTTAACTGCCTAATAAATCTATTCAATATAATTTATATCACCTTTGATTCTCTGTTTTTACTACTTATTTATTACTAATCATTACTTCTGTGTTGCCAATTTGCTATCATAATATATCTTGTAATCTATATCTAAGCCTTAACCTCGTATCTTAAAATATCACGAGAGATAAATTGATCACAAGTATAGTTTCTTATTAGCTAACTAACTCTTCTCGCTTCAAATCTTGCTTTAAATTAGGTAGGACTGCTTTACTTCTAATTGATTCCTCTTTATTTCCAAAAAGAGCAATAGAATTTTTAGCAGGCACAGCCACTCCTTCAGGTTGTAATAACATTATTAGATTTCTCTAATAATATTGGTTATTCTCCCACAACCCTTAACTTATTTTTAATTACTCCTTGTCTTTGGTCAATAGACTCTAAAACTTTTGTTACTGCCTCTTCTACCGATAATTTAACGGTATCTAATACTAAATCAGCATTCTCTGGTACTTCATAAGGAGCAGATATTCCAGTAAAGTTCTTAATCTCTCCACTTTTAGCCTTCTCGTATAATCCTTTAGGATCACGTTCAGCACAAGTCTCTACATCTGCCTTAACATAAACCTCAATAAAGTTATCTTCTCCTGCTCTTTGTCGAGCAAAATCCCTAATCTCTTGATAAGGGGAGATAAAAGAAGCCAATGTAATTAAGCCTGCATCCTTAAACAATGCTGCTACTTCAGCGATTCTACGGATATTCTCGTTTCTATCTTCAGCAGTAAACCCTAAATCTGAGTTTAAACCATGACGTACATTATCACCATCTAAACGATAAACAACCTTACCTAATTTAATCAATTCCTTTTCAACCTCTACAGCAATAGTAGATTTACCAGCTCCTGAAAGCCCCGTAAACCAAACAACTAAACCCTCTTGCCCTAAATTATCACATCTATCTTGATAACTTACCTTTCCTTCATGCCAAACGATATTCTTATTCGATTCCCCCATACTCAAACTCCTCCCTAATCTTTTAATTTAAAATTACTATTATGCTACATTATTATTTAAGTGCCTGTGCAAAGTCTGCTTTAAGGTCTTCTACATTTTCAATTCCTACACTTACTCTAATCAAATCATTATACACACCTAATGCCTCTCTCTCTTTTATTGTATTGCCAGCATAGATTGTAGATGCAGGATGAATAACCAATGATTTAACATCACCAATATTGGCTAAGTTATAGAAATACTCCAAATTATTTATGATTTCAAATGCCTTCTCTTTACTACCAACTCTTAAGGTCAACATGCCACCAAAACCATCACTAAATAACTCTTTAGCCCGCTTATTATACTTATTATCCGCTAAACCTGGATAATTGACCTCTTTTACCTTTGGATGCTCTGTCAAGAATTCAGCCAACTCTAAAGCATTCTGACAGTGTTTTTTCATCCTTAAAGCTAAAGTAGGGATACCCAATTCATTTAAAAGAGAACTCAATGGAGATGAGCAAGGTCCAAAGTCCTTAAAGACCTCTCCTCTAGCCTTAGCTGTAAAGGCTAATTTTCCAAATCTCTTATACTCAGCAAAGTTATCAAAAGTAGTCCAATCAAAGTTTGCTCCATCGATAATCACTCCACCAATGGAGTTAGACGTGCCATTAATATACTTTGAAGTTGAGTGTATTACAAGATTTGCCCCTAACTCAATTGGCTTAATTAGTACAGGGCTTGTAACTGTACTATCAACAATCAATGGAATCTGATTCTCCTGACAGAGTTTAGCTATACCTTTGATATCTGGGATATCCATTTTAGGATTACCCAGTGTCTCTAAGAAGACGAACTTTGTCTTGTTAGTTACTAACTCTGCAATATCCTCTACTTCAATACCTTGACTGAAACGTGGTGTGATTCCATACTTTTGATAGTTCTTAAAGAGATTATAAGTTCCACCAAATAAAGAGCTAGTTGAGATAAACTCATCACCTGCTTCTAAGAGAGTTAAAGTAGCTGTAGAGATAGCAGCCATTCCTGAAGCAGATAATATGGCCTGTTTTCCACCTTCAAGGCTAGCCAACTTATCCTCTATACTCTTAGTACTGGGATTACTAATTCTTGAATAAATATATCCCATAGCCCGATTATTAAATACCTTCTCCAAATCCTCAGCATTGTCATAAGCAAAAGAGTTATTTAAGTAGACTGGAGTATTTGTCGCACCATATTGATCCTTGATCTTTAAATTTACCAACTCCGTTTCAAAGTCCATTATATTCTCCTCCCTAATATTTTGTGTGAGAAATTAGTGCGAGCAATTAATAAATCAACTTACTCACACTTATCCTGATACTCACACTATGCTTTTTTAACTCTTAAGCTATAAGAACCGTCTTCTCTCTTCTCTTTAGATAAGATCTCATGCCCTTCTGAAGCTAAACTCTGAGGAACATTCGCTATCGGTGCCCCCTCATCTAAATAAATATCTAATATCTCCCCTGAATCAAGAGGTGCTATTGCCACTTTAGCCTTTACAAAGTTCATTGGGCATTTTACCCCTCTTAAATCTACTACCTTACTATCTAAGATATTCTTATCTTCGTTATTATTATCACTAGTAACTTCTTCTAATTCAAACTCTAACTTAGCATTTAAAGAGTTGAATAAAAATTCTACTCTCTCAATTAAGCCCTTTATCTGCCCTTGATAAGATAATAAGCTATCAATATCCCCTAATTTATAATCTAGTGCAGCATCTAAAACTTCAGCATAACCTTTATCCACCAAATTCTTATCAATAAACTCGGTTTTGAATTTAGATAAAATAACTCTATCCTTATCTGTATCTATACCTCTAACGGCTAGTAATGATCTAGAAGCATTGACGGTCGCTTTATAAAGTTCATTATTATCCTCTTCTTTAATAGCTTTTTGATAATTGGATTTAGCAGTATTGATATCTAGTTGAATGATATCCATTACACCTGCTCCACATTCTCCAGGTCCTCTACCTGCTAAGGAGAAGTCTTCTTCTTTACCCCAATCTTTATAAATATCTGGGTCTTCTTCATAAGTAGGAATCTCAATGAATTGCTCAGCTAGTTCAACTATCTTATCTTTTCCACCCTTATCTAAGTATTCATTAAAATCTACTCGATTATAATCTTGATCATCAGCCAATAATTTAGCCAACTCTGCTAAAAATTCTGGTATTCTCTTAGCAGGAATATCTATAGCAGCTTCTCCATACTTACTATTGCCTTCCTCTACATTTCCTCCTAAGAATAATGCATAGTGAGGAACCAATCTATCATTATATCGTTTAGCTTTACCTTCAAAGCCAATATTACCGATGATATGCTGTCCACAGACATTTGGGCAACCACTGATATAGATTTGAGGTAATGCTGCTTGTAATTTATCACCTAAAGTGATTAATTTCTCTCTGATAGCCTCTGATAAATTAGGTGAGACACATAACCCTAACTTACAAGTAGATGCACCTTTACAAGAGACAGGCATTGTTCCCATATTGGAAACTACTAGGTTTGGATTAACCTGATTAATCTTCTCAATTAATCTCTCTAACTGTTGACCTTTAACACCTCTGATTAATAAGCCTTGTTTAATAGTAGTTCTTAATGATATCTCACTATCACCTAATAAATCTAGTAAGGAATTTAACTCATCATAGCTGATGTCTCCATTCTCCATTCTCAACTCTAAAGAATAGTAGCCCTCTACCTTCTCTTGATAGAGATAATCAGCAGTTAGGTCAATCTTCTCACCCTTACTTTCTCTTAATTCTTCATATCTATTTAAATCTTCAACCTCTAAATCTTCTGCTAATACCTCTGCTAAGTACTCTTTATATTTATTTACAAACTCTTCATCACCAAGTCTCTTTCTGACAAAACGTAGTCTAGCTCTATGTTTATTGCTACGATCACCATATTCATCAAAGAATCTCTTAATTGCCTCTGCTATATGGAAGATCTTATCCTCTTCTACAAATTCCTCTAAAACTATACCCAATTCTGAGGAACCGCCCATTCCTCCTCCGCCATATACCTTAAAGCCTCTTTTACCATCTTGCTTAATAGCTATAAAACCTAAGTCATTTAACGTGGCTAAAGAGTCATCTTTAGGGTCAGAGGAGAAAGCTATCTTATACTTTCTTGGTAAGTTAAAAGAAGAACGTGTCTTAATTAGATATTCTGTTAAAGCCAAGTTATGAGGTGTAGTATCGAAAGCTTCCTCAGGATTCACTCCTGCTCTAGCAGAATTTAAGATGTTTCTAACAGTATTACCTCCACCACCTCGTGGACTTAATCCAGCCTCTAATAGCTTAAATAGTACTTCAGGAGTATCCTCTATCTTAACCTGGTGAATCTGTACATCCTGTCTAGTAGTAATATGGACATATCCATTTCCATACTCTTTACTTAGTTCATTTAAAGTTCTTAGCTGTTCCTTAGTCACTACTCCACCAGGAACTCTAACTCTTACCATATATCTCTCCTCACCTGGTTCATAACCCCTTTGACTATAAATTCCCATTGGGACTCTACGCCCTTTAAATCTAGCATCATCTAAGTCTCCTTTTATAAATTGCTCAACTAAAGCTGGATAATTATTCGTATCCTCTTTAACTGTATCTGGAATATTAAAAGTCGGTCGATTACTCATACTCTTCACCTTCCTTTCATTAAATTAATTCGATCTCTACCTGAGTAACATCCTTCTGTTCTTTAATGCTAAAGGCCTTTAATACTGGATCTTCATCCTTTAACGATAAGATAAAGTAGATTGCATCTTCATCATAAGCCAACCTCTTATCCTCCTCTGAAGGACGCGAAGGGGTAAAAGGATGGGAATGATAATTTCCAATCAAATCATAGCCCTTATTTCTAACCTCTTTAACTACCGCAAACTGCTCCTTAGGGTCCATTGTGAAGTGTTCTGCTGAAGCATCTAGATTGGTCATAGTATATACCTCTTTAACTTCAATCTCATCATCAGTTATTACTCCAGCTACTAAGCCACAGGCCTCATTAGGAAATTCAGCTTGGGTATGATTCAATAACTTCTGATATAGCTCATCTTTCAATTTAATTATCATAACTCACAAACCCCTTGTTCATAATCAATCAATTCTGTAATCTCTGGGTTATCACTACAAACTCCACAGTTCTCTCTCTTATTAAGATTAATCTTTCTAAAATCCATCTTTAAAGCGTCATATGTTAGTAATTTTCCAGTTAATAGTTCACCTTTTCCTAAGATATACTTAATAGCCTCTGTTGCTTGAATAGTTCCAATTACTCCACCCATTACCCCTATAACTCCTGCTTCCTTACAAGAAGGAACTGAACCTGGCTTAGGTGGCTGAGGGAACATACATCTATAGCATGGTGTATCCTCTCCTGGAACTACAGTTGTGGTCTGCCCTCCAAATCTGATTATTCCCGCATGGGAGAAAGGCTTTCCTTCCATTACACATGCATCATTGATTAAGAATTTAGCCGGGAAATTATCAGTACCATCTATTATAAAATCATACTCTCTAATAACCTCTTTAATATTTTGAGAAGTTAAGTAGTAATCATAAGTCTTAACCTCTACATCAGGGTTCATAGCATTAATCTTCTCTTTAGCCGATTGGACCTTTAACTTACCCACATCAGGTGTATGATGTAAGACTTGGCGTTGTAGATTAGAAAGTTCTACCCTATCTGCATCTACTAAACCGATTTTACCGATACCAGCTGCTCCTAAAAACTGTGCTGCTGGTGTTCCAAGTCCTCCAGTTCCTATAATCAATACTGAAGAAGTTAACAATTTCTCTTGCCCCTCTACACCAACATCCTGCAAAATAATGTGCCTTGAATATCTCTGTAACTGCTCTTCACTAAAATCGTACACTTGCTCCACCACCCATAAAGTATAAGAATTCTACCTGATCTCCATCCTTTACAACTGTGTCTGAGAAAGTATCTCTATCTAAAATCTCACCATTTAACTCTACTGATACCATATCTGGCATATCTACATCTTCTTTTACCAATAATTCACTAACTGTTATTTCTTTTTCCAACTCTACTGCTTTACCATTAACTTTAATTTTCATTCTCCACCACTCCATTTCCTAGTATTCCACTTTGTTTTCATGTATTTATATTATTAAAAAGATTATCATATTATTACTAGTATGTCAATAAAAATACTTTGTTTTATAATCAAAAAATCCTCTTCTTGAAAGAAGAGGATTTATAGACATATATATCCCCTCATCTCTCAATACTTATCTGTATTGCTGGAATTAGCACCTTTCCCTGTCAGGGATGGTTGCTGGGCTTCATCGGGCCAGTCCCTCCACCTCTCTTGATAAGAGTTTGTATTCAGTTTTTTGTATTTATGTTCATTAATTACTTTTCAATATATAGTGATTGTTAATTGGTATATTACGATAGTTTCACTTTAAAAAGTAGACAAAATTATTAGGTTTCACCCCAAGAGTACTTCTTTAGGCGTAGTGCCTTCAGGACGAAAAAGTGACCAAACCTACGGGTTCATTCTTAAATTTATTACGGAAGGTTTTTAGTAAAAACCTGCAGGAAACCCTTTGTGATCCTACAGGGAATATAATGCAATTCCCTTTCGTGCAAAGCCAATCCAATCAAGAAGAAAATATACCTACGAGTCTATAGGGCAAAACTCTTCATGGCAGAGCCCACTCACTACGCAATCAATATCTGTTGAGGTTAAGAAATTTAAGGGTCCTAATTCAAAGATTATCTTAAATCTATTATTCTTTTAGAATACTTGCTTCGTTCAAACATTAATTTTCTTCAATTTTAAGAACCTAACTATCACTTATACACTATAAACTTGTATTAATTATTCTGCCTTAAACAGTGTAGTACTTAAATATCTCTCTCCAGTATCTGGAAGGATTACTACAACTCGTTTATCTGCTCCTAATTCTTCAGCCACTTTGACAGCTGCTGCTACTGCTGCACCAGCAGAGATTCCAACTAAAATCCCTTCTTCTACAGCTAGTTTTCGTGCCATCTCCATAGCCTCTTCATTCTCAATCTGTTTAATTTCATCTAAGATACCTGTATTCAACACATCTGGAATAAATCCTGCTCCAATTCCTTGAATCATATGTGGTCCAGGATTTCCTCCACTTAATACCGGAGAACCTGTTGGCTCTACTGCCACAATCTTAATCCCTGAAATCTCATCTTTTAAGACTTCTCCAGTTCCAGTAACGGTTCCACCAGTTCCTACACCTGCTACAAAAGCATCTAACTTCCCATCAGTAGCTTCTATAATCTCTTTAGCAGTTGTCTTTCTATGTACATCAGGATTAGCTGCATTCATAAATTGCTGTGGCATAAAATAATCATCATTAGCATCTGCCAGTTCTTTAGCCTTGTCTATTGCACCAGGCATCCCTTTCTCACCAGGTGTTAACATAATTTCTGCTCCAAAAGCCTTTAATATCTTTCTTCTTTCGATACTCATCGTATCTGGCATTGTTAAAATAACCTTATATCCTTTAGCAGCACCAACCATTGCTAAACCAATTCCAGTGTTACCACTAGTAGGCTCAATAATTGTACCACCTGCTTTTAATAAACCTTCTTCTTCAGCACTCTCAATCATATTAAGGGCGATACGATCTTTAACACTTCCTCCAGGATTGAATGACTCTAACTTAGCATAAACCTCTGCAGCACCCTCTGGTACCACTCTATTTAATTTAACCATAGGAGTCTGACCAATCAATTCAGTAATATTATTTACAACTCTCATCTTTATCCCTCCTTTATATTTAAAACCGAGTAAATCACTATGTTTATATGTTATTCATATTCTAACAGAATGTTCATCTTTTGTCAAGAATATTATAGTGGTGTCTCCAATCTTTGAGTTGGTATGATTTCAAAGATAACCTGATAGTCAGCTCCAAGACTCTCTTTTATCTTATCTGCTAATAATTTAAAATAATACTTATCGGTATTAATAGGAGTATATAGGACAATATCAACCTTCTTATCCTTAACATCAATCGAGAATAATCTACTCTCTAATTCATCACCAAAATTCTCCCGATAAATTTTACGAACTACATCTTCAGGTTCTTCTCTAACCATCTGATTATAAGTTATTATAGATAATGGTATAGTAAGCAAGATTACTGAGATAGTCAACACAATCAAACTCTTCTTAATCAATTTTTTAGCAGTAGACTCATACCACCATTGTGGCTTCAATCCTTTAAAATAAAATACCATGATTATAGCCAATAATAAAGTAAATAAGTTGCCAAGTAATAATAATGATGCACCAATTATCATATCTACATTCCCAAGGGAGATGCCAACACCTATAGTAGCCATAACAGGAATTAAAGCAGCAGCAATAACTACTCCAACTAATTGTTGTGACTTAACATGGGTAATCAATGCATAAGCCCCTGCCCCACCTGCCGCTAGTGCTACTAGTAGATCTGGTAAGGTGGGTAACATCCTCACCTGTAAGGCATGGGTTATCGAGACATTAGGAATTATGAAGGCAAACATAGCTCCAATAGTAATGGCAATCCCCATAATTGCTAGCTCTACTATAATCCCTTTGACCAACAGCTTTAAATCTCCCAATACAATTCCTATAGCCATCGTAGCTATCGGTCCAAATACAGGTGCGATAATCATTGCCCCAACTATTACTGGAGTATTATCAAGAATTAATCCTAAGGTAGCAATTATAGCAGCTACCACAGCTAAAAACATCAATTGTCCACTTATCTCACTATTCTCTTTAGCATAACTAACAATCGTCTCCCGACTGGCCCTATAATCTTCTTTTTTAGCCTTCTCTTTATTACTTGGAATTACAGTATCTGGGGTAAAGATTATTAAACTTCTATGTACATTATTGGTAAAATCAAAGCGATTCTTTAACTTATCTATCAATACATCAACATTATGATATAGCAGATTTATAATAAGCAAATCCCCTGATTTAGATTCAATTAATTTATAATCTTCAATCTCTACTCCCAAATTTTTTAGTAAATCAACAGCATCTTTTCCTTCACCTGATGCAAAGGTAGCATGAACAACTTGCATATTAAACCTCCTTTAATAATATTCTATCCTAGTCTTATAAAAAAAATTATTAATTCTTACTATAATACTAAAGATTTTATATAATTTTAACATCTATAAATTCATATAAAAATAACCCCCTAAAAGGGGATTATCTAATAGATCAATTTTTTTATTATATCCTTTATTGTCATCTGATTATCCCAGCTATATAATTCCCACTCTTCAACAAAACCATATTCCTCTTCAGGAAGCAATTCAGATAAAGGACCATGAACCTCTATCTCAAAGTAGTTAAAGTTAGATATATCAAAAATTTCAACAGCACAACCATGACCAAAATTTGCACCTTCAAAGATAGGAAACCTCTTTAAATATCCCAGCCTTTTATCTCCTTTATCAATAATAGCCAGTACCCAACCTGCAGAAAAATCTGTCCCTATCTTAAACATCTTATCACCAAAACAATTAATAATAGCATAAAGTTCTTCATTGACTTCTAGTACTTTTATACCTTCTGTACCATCAGTGTCTATTAGGTTCTTAATCTTTTTAAAAGAGGAAATAGGCAAAATAACCTGTCCATTATCGGCAATTTGAGTTACATCCCACAATCCACACTCTTTATTCTCTAAACTGCAATTTTTCATGCCTTGTCCAATCTTTAAGCTATAAGAATCCCTTTCTAAGACAATGGTCCTAGTTAATTGCATCTTACTCTCTCTACAGATTGGACTTATAAGATTGACCTTAATCTTATCTTCACTATGATGATAGGTACACTTATAACTTCCTAATTCCAAATCAAGGTAAGGAGGCCAATCCCAATTACTTTGAGGAGATAACCAAGTCTTATAGCCACCTAAAGCAATATACTTGATTTTTTCTCTATATTCTTTAATATTATCAATCTCTAATAAGTCTAAGGTCATCCCTTGTAAGTTAGGTGCTGTATATAATATTTCATCCTCTTTATTAGAAAAACTGATAATCCGCCCTCCTACTTTAGGCAGAATAACTATACTTAAATACTTATTCTCTAACCTGTATGCCTCCCACCCTAGATACTCTATCTCTTCAATTTTTAACAAGACATACCCCCCTATCAAAGTTCTTATAACCTTATTATTTTTTATCACTATTTAATAGTTATTCATTATCCTTCATACGTTCTAAGATTAACTGATAACCATCAGCACCATAATTTAAACAACGTTTTACTCTACTAATAGTAGCAGTACTCGCTCCAGTAGTTTCAGCAATCTCTTCATATGTATAACCCTCATTTAACATACGTGCTACCTCTAGCCTTTGGGCTAAAGATTTTAGTTCATTGACAGTACTTATATCCTCAAAGAATTTATAACATTCTTCTTT
It encodes:
- a CDS encoding YerC/YecD family TrpR-related protein, whose translation is MNSKLKDKFTDQLFEAILLLNNKEECYKFFEDISTVNELKSLAQRLEVARMLNEGYTYEEIAETTGASTATISRVKRCLNYGADGYQLILERMKDNE